The proteins below come from a single Falco peregrinus isolate bFalPer1 chromosome Z, bFalPer1.pri, whole genome shotgun sequence genomic window:
- the NFIL3 gene encoding nuclear factor interleukin-3-regulated protein, which translates to MQLRKMQTLKKEHGPVDTSSNVDKIMVLKSTLAEVSEELSTNEDILLTEASSGKSKSSACRRKREFIPDEKKDAMYWEKRRKNNEAAKRSREKRRLNDLVLENKLIALGEENATLKAELLSLKLKFGLISSAAYAQEIQKLSSSTTVYFQDYQSSKSNINSFADEHEPSIVGSSCISVIKHSPQSSMSDVSEISSAEHTQPSRIQSNCRSPENKFQIIKQEPMELERETRDDRGSYKASIYPNYMGATFNVYSHSPPLLQVNRSSSNSPRTSETDDGVVGKSSDGEDEQQVPKGPIHSPVEHKNVHATVKVPEVNSSALPHKLRIKAKAMQVKVEAMDNDYEATQKLSSPIDMSSKRHFELEKHGAQNLVHSSHTPFSVQVTNIQDWSLKPELWHQKELNVKIQSGCKTGVVEIKDNIYNVSESENLYLKQGIASLSAEVASLKRLITTQQISASDSG; encoded by the coding sequence atgcagctgagaaaaatgcAGACCCTTAAAAAAGAACACGGACCTGTTGACACAAGTAGCAATGTGGACAAAATCATGGTACTTAAGTCAACTTTAGCAGAAGTGTCTGAAGAATTGTCTACAAATGAAGATATACTGCTTACTGAAGCAAGTAGTGGAAAAAGCAAATCTTCAGCTTGCCGGAGAAAGCGAGAATTCATTccagatgaaaagaaagatgctATGTATTGGGAGAAGAGGcgaaaaaataatgaagctgCCAAAAGATCTCGTGAAAAACGGCGACTGAATGACCTTGTCTTAGAGAACAAACTAATTGCACTGGGAGAGGAGAATGCCACTTtgaaggcagagctgctttcaTTGAAGCTAAAGTTTGGTTTAATTAGTTCTGCAGCCTATGCCCAAGAGATACAGAAACTCAGTAGCTCAACAACTGTGTATTTCCAAGACTATCAGAGTTCCAAATCAAATATTAACTCATTTGCAGATGAACATGAACCATCTATAGTTGGTAGCAGTTGTATTTCTGTCATTAAACACTCTCCTCAAAGCTCAATGTCTGATGTGTCTGAAATATCATCTGCAGAGCATACTCAACCAAGTCGTATACAAAGCAACTGCAGAAGTCCTGAAAATAAGTTCCAGATTATAAAACAAGAGCCCATGGAATTGGAGAGAGAGACAAGAGATGACAGAGGTTCATATAAAGCATCCATATATCCAAACTACATGGGAGCTACCTTTAACGTGTACTCACATTCTCCTCCTCTCTTGCAAGTTAATAGGTCCTCCAGTAATTCCCCCAGAACATCAGAAACTGATGATGGTGTAGTTGGAAAGTCATCTGATGGAGAAGATGAACAGCAGGTTCCTAAGGGTCCAATCCATTCCCCAGTTGAACATAAAAATGTTCATGCAACAGTTAAAGTTCCAGAAGTGAATTCTTCAGCCTTGCCTCACAAGCTTCGAATTAAAGCCAAAGCCATGCAAGTTAAGGTGGAAGCAATGGATAATGACTATGAAGCAACACAGAAATTGTCATCACCCATTGACATGTcttcaaaaagacattttgagCTTGAAAAGCATGGTGCACAAAACTTGGTGCATTCTTCTCACACTCCTTTCTCGGTTCAAGTGACTAACATCCAAGACTGGTCACTTAAACCAGAACTCTGGCATCAGAAGGAACTCAATGTAAAAATTCAGAGTGGTTGCAAAACTGGAGTTGttgaaataaaagacaatatCTACAATGTCTCTGAGTCAGAGAACCTGTATTTGAAGCAGGGCATAGCAAGCTTATCTGCAGAGGTTGCGTCACTTAAAAGACTTATAACTACACAACAAATCTCTGCATCAGACTCTGGTTAA